In Pseudomonas abieticivorans, the genomic window CTTCGCGCACATGCTGATCGTGCTGCTGTGGCTGTCGTTCATGTACGGCCTGTACAACGGCGCGATGATCCCGGCACTGACCGAAATCATGCCGGTGGAAGTGCGCGTGGCGGGTTTCTCCCTGGCCTATAGCCTGGCCACTGCCGTGTTCGGCGGTTTTACCCCGGCCATCTCCACCGCGCTGATCCACATGAGCGGCGACAAGGCGGCCCCCGGTTACTGGATGAGCTTTGCCGCGGCCTGCGCCCTGGGTGCCACGCTGTTCCTGTACCGCCGTGGTACGCCGCAACTGCGCCCGGCGATGTGACCCTGTTTTCGACAATAAAAAGAGAGACACCATGAACGCATTGTTCAAGACCTGCACCGCCACCGCCCTGTTGGCGGGCATCGCCTTCAGTACCCAGGCGTTGGCCGAAGAGCTGAAAGTGATGACCTCGGGCGGCTTCACCGCCGCCTACAAAGTGCTGGGGCCGCAGTTCGCCCAGCAACACGGCGACACCCTGGACACCATCCTTGGGCCGTCGATGGGCAAGTCCGCCGAAGCCATCCCCAACCGCCTGGCGCGAGGGGAAAAGGCTGATGTGGTCATCATGGTCGGCTACGCCCTGGACGACCTGATCAAACAGGGCAAGATCCTGCCGGGCTCACGAGTGGAACTGGCCGATTCGCGCATTGGCCTGGTGGTGAAAGCCGGCGATCCGAAACCTGCAATCGGCACCGTGGACGAATTCAAGGCCACCTTGCTCAAGGCCAAGTCGGTGGCCTACTCCGACAGCGCCAGCGGCGTGTACGTGCAGAACGAGATGTTCAAGAAGCTAGGCATCGAAGACCAACTCAAACCCAAAGCCACCATGGTGCCGCGCGTGCCGGTGGCCGGGGTGATTGCCCATGGTGATTACCAGTTGGGCTTGCAGCAGGTCAGCGAAATCCTGCCGATCGAAGGCGCAACCTACGTGGGCAAGATCCCGGAGTCGGTGCAATCGGTCACCCGCTTTGCCGCGGGGATCCCGGTAGGGGCCGAGCACCCGGATGAGGCGCGCGCGTTGCTTGCGTATTTGGCCTCCTCGCAGGTGCAGAAGGATGTGCAGGCGACGGGGTTGGATTCGGTGCCGGCCAAGTAGGAGCGGATTTATCCGCGAATCGCTATCGCAAGCAAGCTTGCTCCCACATTGCTTGCACGTGCCGTACATTCAAAACAGGCAGCGCCGCTCTCACAGGCTTGGGGCACTTTGCAAAAATGTGGGAGCAAGCTTGCTTGCGAATAGGCGCAGGCGGCCGGTGGTGGCCATTTTTGAATCCCCAGGCAGCTCAACTCACCCCACCGCCAACGGCATCTTCATCTCCACGATCAAGCGCTCCAACTCCAGCGCCGCCGGCGTCAGCGCACGCCCTCGGCGCTTGATCAGGCCCACGCTGCGCACTACTTGCGGCTCCACCAACGGCACACTGGTGAGCAACTGGTGCCCGGCGCCAGGCATTGCCATCGACGGTACCGCCGCAATCCCCAACCCCGCCTCCACCAAGCCGAGCATCGTGGTCACGTGCCGCGTCTCGCAGATGCTCGGCTGCGCCGGGGTGATGTGGCGCAGCGCCAGGTCGAGCACCGCGCGGTTGCCCGAGGTTTTGTCGACGCTGATGTGATCAAAGGTGTAGTACTGCTCCCAACTCACGCTGGCGCGCCCTGCCAACGGGTGGTCGCGACGGCAGGCGGCCACGTAGTGTTCTTGCAGCAACAGCTCGAATTCCAGCTCCGCCTGCAGGTTGCCCAGAAAGCTCAAGCCCACGTCGGCCTCACCGCTCACCACCGCCTCTTGCACGTCACGGGCACTGGCATCGAGCACCTTGATGCGAATGCGCGGGTACAACCGGTGATAACGCGCCACCACGCTGGGCATGAAGTAGTAGGCAGCCGACGGCACGCACGCCACCGTGACATGCCCCAGCCGGGTCGATGCCACATCGCTGATGCCTAGCAAAGCCAGGTCCAGGTCGTTGAGCAAGCGCTCGGCACTGGGCGCGAACGCGCGGCCCACCATGGTCAGGCTGACCCGCCGGGTGGTGCGGTCGAACAGGCGCACGCCCAGGGCACTTTCGAGTTTTTCGATGCGCCGGCTCAGGGCCGGTTGCGAAATGCTGATGGCCTCGGCAGCCTTGCGAAAACTGCCCTTCTCCACCACGGCGCGAAAGGCCTGGAGGTCGTTGAGGTCGAAGTTGATGCTCATGCCAAAGCCTTGGGGCGGTGCGTAAGAGCTGGAGTTTACACTGGCCTGCAGTCCACCCCCCAGCCTTCTCCCCGAGGAACGGCGACCTATCGACGATTGCGGGTGTCGTTGCTCTTGCTCTTGCTCTTGCTCTTGCTCTTGCTCTTGATCTTGATCTTGATCTTGATCTTGATCTTGATCTTGATCTTGATCTTGATCTGCTTTTGATCTTGATGGTATGCCCCGTAAAGCGCCCGGGCCGACTGGAGGCGTCGATCAAGGGGCGGCCCGCAGGGCCCGAGGCGTAGCCGAGGAAGACGGCAGCCGGCAAGCTTCTATAGCCGGTGCCGTCTGCCCCTTGATCGACGCCGGAAGGAGGGGACCCGCAGCGCAGCGGAGGGCCCAAGCAGGGGCAAGCCTTTTTTGCTTACTTTTTGTGGCGTTTGACAAAAAGTAAGACGCCGTAAGGGCGGAAAGGTGAAGTGATCGCGCCATTGATAATGGATATGTTCACGCATCTTTGAAGCTTGCTCTTAAAACGGTGAACATATCCATTGGTTAGGGTGATGCCGAATCACCTTTCCGGCCTTACGCCGGCTCACTTTTTGTCAAACGCCACAAAAAGTAAGCAAAAAAGGCTTGCCCCTGCTTGGGCCCTACGCTGCGCTACGGGTCCCCTCCCTCCGGCATCGCTCAAGCGGACGACGGCCCGGAATAGAAGCTCCTCCGGCTCCGTCTCCGGCGGCTACGCCTCCGGCCGCTTGATCGACGCCTCCAGTCGGCCCGGGCGCTTAATGGGGCATACAATCAAGATCAAAAGCCAAGCAGATCAAGAGCAGATCAAAAGCAGATCAAAAGCAGATCAAAGGCGGGATCAAAGGCACGGGGGGGGCAGGAGAAGCTGGAGCGGGCACACCCTAAAAACCAAAAAGGCACTTGCTCCCCAGCAAGTGCCTTTCTGTAGAAACGCTAACCCATCAAGTTGCCGAAATCGGGCCCTGCTCCGTCCGGGTCGCTTGATAATTAGTACCCTCGGGCTTCTTGCCAACTTCACGCGCCACGGTCCACACGATCAGCGCCGCGATGATGTCAAAAATCGCCAACACCACGAACAGCGGGCTGTAGCCGACCTGGGTCACCAGCACACCAAACACAGCGGTAAAGGCGGCTGCGCCGAGGAAACCGAACATACCGCCCATGCCAGTGGCAGTGGCCACCTCGTTCTTGCCAAACGAGTCAGAGGTAATGGAATACAGCGCACCCGACAGGGTTTGGTGAGCGAAACCACCCACGCACAACAGCGCGATGGCCATGTACGGGCTGTCCACCAAGCCGATGCAGGCCGGGCCGATCATGCACGAGCAACCGAACAGCATGACCATTTTACGCGAGGTGAACAGCGACACCTTGCAGTACTTGTGGAACAGCGGGCTCAAGTAGCCACCCAACACGCAACCCACGTCGGCGGCCAGGAACGGCAGCCAGGCGAACATGGCGATTTCCTTGATGTTCA contains:
- a CDS encoding substrate-binding domain-containing protein, with product MNALFKTCTATALLAGIAFSTQALAEELKVMTSGGFTAAYKVLGPQFAQQHGDTLDTILGPSMGKSAEAIPNRLARGEKADVVIMVGYALDDLIKQGKILPGSRVELADSRIGLVVKAGDPKPAIGTVDEFKATLLKAKSVAYSDSASGVYVQNEMFKKLGIEDQLKPKATMVPRVPVAGVIAHGDYQLGLQQVSEILPIEGATYVGKIPESVQSVTRFAAGIPVGAEHPDEARALLAYLASSQVQKDVQATGLDSVPAK
- a CDS encoding LysR family transcriptional regulator, whose amino-acid sequence is MSINFDLNDLQAFRAVVEKGSFRKAAEAISISQPALSRRIEKLESALGVRLFDRTTRRVSLTMVGRAFAPSAERLLNDLDLALLGISDVASTRLGHVTVACVPSAAYYFMPSVVARYHRLYPRIRIKVLDASARDVQEAVVSGEADVGLSFLGNLQAELEFELLLQEHYVAACRRDHPLAGRASVSWEQYYTFDHISVDKTSGNRAVLDLALRHITPAQPSICETRHVTTMLGLVEAGLGIAAVPSMAMPGAGHQLLTSVPLVEPQVVRSVGLIKRRGRALTPAALELERLIVEMKMPLAVG